A genomic segment from Variovorax paradoxus B4 encodes:
- the fba gene encoding class II fructose-bisphosphate aldolase (catalyzes the reversible aldol condensation of dihydroxyacetonephosphate and glyceraldehyde 3-phosphate in the Calvin cycle, glycolysis, and/or gluconeogenesis), whose protein sequence is MALVSMRELLDHAAANGYGIPAFNVNNLEQVQAVMEAAKEVGAPVILQASAGARKYAGEAFIKHLIQAAIEQYPNIPLVMHQDHGQSPAICQGAIDLGFSSVMMDGSLKEDGKTPASFDYNVDVTRKVVQLAHKVGVTVEGELGCLGSLETGMAGEEDGIGAEGVLDHSALLTDPEEAAQFVKATQLDALAIAIGTSHGAYKFTRKPTGDILSISRVKEIHARLPNTHLVMHGSSSVPQDLLEIIRKYGGNMKETYGVPVEEIQEAIKFGVRKINIDTDIRLAMTGAVRQFLAENPEKFDAREWLKPAREAAKQICKQRYIEFGCEGQGPKVKGETLQVVAAKYAKGELAQEVV, encoded by the coding sequence TCCGGCCTTCAACGTCAACAACCTCGAACAGGTCCAGGCCGTGATGGAGGCCGCCAAGGAAGTCGGCGCGCCCGTCATCCTGCAAGCCAGCGCCGGTGCCCGCAAATACGCCGGTGAAGCCTTCATCAAGCACCTGATCCAGGCCGCGATCGAGCAGTACCCGAACATTCCGCTGGTCATGCACCAGGACCACGGCCAGAGCCCGGCCATCTGCCAGGGCGCCATCGACCTCGGCTTCTCGTCCGTGATGATGGACGGCTCGCTCAAGGAAGACGGCAAGACGCCGGCCTCCTTCGACTACAACGTCGACGTGACCCGCAAGGTGGTCCAGCTGGCGCACAAGGTCGGCGTCACCGTCGAAGGCGAGCTGGGCTGCCTGGGTTCGCTCGAAACCGGCATGGCCGGTGAAGAGGACGGCATCGGCGCCGAAGGCGTGCTCGACCACTCGGCGCTCCTGACCGATCCCGAGGAAGCCGCCCAGTTCGTCAAGGCCACGCAGCTCGACGCGCTGGCCATTGCCATCGGCACCAGCCACGGCGCCTACAAGTTCACCCGCAAGCCCACGGGCGACATCCTGTCGATCTCGCGCGTGAAGGAAATCCACGCCCGCCTGCCCAACACCCACCTGGTGATGCACGGCTCGTCGTCGGTGCCGCAGGATCTGCTCGAGATCATCCGCAAGTACGGCGGCAACATGAAGGAAACCTACGGCGTGCCGGTCGAGGAAATCCAGGAAGCCATCAAGTTCGGCGTGCGCAAGATCAACATCGACACCGACATCCGCCTGGCCATGACCGGCGCGGTGCGCCAGTTCCTGGCCGAGAACCCCGAGAAGTTCGACGCCCGCGAATGGCTCAAGCCCGCGCGCGAGGCCGCCAAGCAGATCTGCAAGCAGCGCTACATCGAGTTCGGCTGCGAAGGCCAGGGCCCGAAGGTCAAGGGCGAGACGCTGCAGGTCGTCGCCGCCAAGTACGCCAAGGGCGAGCTCGCGCAAGAAGTCGTCTGA